A window of Candidatus Jettenia caeni contains these coding sequences:
- a CDS encoding putative heme protein, with protein MFCKPVKLLPKLLPVFFSAVGLLSSGCVIYPELVEKGMYAPKSERCGDCHKDIYNEWKNSPHARSFTNAEFKEETNTYQFTFCLGCHVPETIFTDKKIEPRSENLAEGVHCNSCHLNDCKLSGPTPAHGPHPIHEKNQFFRTSEMCGKCHIGTFLAWQKSDTIEEKKTCQDCHMPSIKRKLIQDDPWQKIYPKREGKQHLFSSQTLFDTHNTLLTMSFIKVIQCNGRIEGILELENTGTPHGIPTGDYGYREVVLTIELQDEAGRVEDLKKESFFVEMKTALQYREKRCIPFYFHYDGDSYAIKATIHRISFHKDTDILLAEVKYTS; from the coding sequence TCCGGCTGTGTTATCTATCCTGAATTAGTAGAAAAAGGGATGTATGCTCCGAAATCAGAACGGTGTGGAGATTGTCATAAAGATATTTATAACGAATGGAAGAATTCTCCTCATGCCCGCAGTTTTACAAATGCCGAATTTAAGGAAGAGACGAACACCTATCAGTTTACTTTTTGTTTAGGATGCCATGTCCCGGAAACTATTTTTACGGATAAAAAAATTGAACCACGCAGCGAGAATCTGGCAGAAGGTGTGCATTGTAACAGTTGCCATTTGAATGATTGCAAATTAAGTGGCCCTACGCCTGCACATGGACCGCATCCCATACATGAGAAGAATCAATTCTTTAGAACAAGTGAGATGTGCGGGAAATGTCATATAGGCACATTTCTGGCATGGCAGAAATCAGATACAATTGAAGAGAAAAAGACATGCCAGGATTGTCATATGCCCTCCATAAAACGGAAACTCATTCAGGATGATCCCTGGCAAAAGATATATCCGAAGAGAGAAGGAAAGCAACATCTGTTTTCATCACAAACCTTGTTCGATACACATAACACGTTATTAACCATGTCATTTATAAAGGTCATTCAATGCAATGGCAGGATTGAGGGTATCCTGGAATTAGAAAATACGGGTACCCCCCATGGCATACCTACAGGAGATTATGGATACAGAGAGGTTGTTCTAACAATAGAATTACAGGATGAAGCAGGCCGGGTCGAAGATTTAAAAAAGGAAAGTTTCTTTGTCGAAATGAAAACAGCTCTCCAATACAGGGAAAAAAGATGCATCCCGTTTTATTTTCATTACGATGGCGATTCGTATGCAATTAAGGCCACGATACATCGAATATCCTTTCATAAGGATACGGATATTCTCCTGGCAGAGGTAAAATATACATCGTAA
- a CDS encoding putative heme protein, whose protein sequence is MFKEVKELNKRTAVRLAIASLIAIGILGITLFITGAQPKRSHYCAKCHNHVSFNNACKKSLPKDIACIECHTHENKITAVLALEIRDEHCTAEQCHPLSKLSAQSTQYKKLKPFQHKTHLIKESNENTGSLKLRCTSCHAAMSEEKHFEIDTSTCNICHFISQFATAQSRFLTSPSSQGENASKSYTMINTRQLVHTEEEKRSVSECTLCHDHIEKTKEIYGKIFEHEVYEKNEKVSCSDCHFKIIQGDGIVDKNNCYRCHVKISDALNTVSELHDIHIDQHKTACTSCHTPITHGWPKTRNKVYGDNNLKSIDSNYTIQNLIMTGLGGMGIKGEPDPMYLATLNCSACHKDEEFYTNVASEICNNCHDKGFDTIVSEQMQFVKLRIHVLRALLIQVKRHHTIDTDAIVRQIILRLHPLLSSLMYPYKAEKNLFPFDTIVHEAEINYNLIKEDGSFGVHNIKHVKDLLDYSIANLKQIVK, encoded by the coding sequence ATGTTTAAAGAGGTAAAAGAATTAAATAAAAGAACTGCTGTCAGGCTTGCAATAGCTTCCCTTATAGCGATAGGGATACTTGGTATTACTTTGTTTATCACAGGAGCACAACCGAAGCGCTCACACTATTGTGCTAAATGCCATAATCATGTCTCGTTCAATAATGCGTGTAAAAAATCGTTACCGAAAGATATTGCCTGTATTGAATGCCATACCCATGAGAATAAAATTACGGCTGTACTAGCTCTGGAGATAAGAGATGAACATTGTACTGCAGAGCAGTGTCATCCCTTAAGCAAATTATCAGCACAATCAACCCAATACAAAAAACTGAAACCGTTTCAACATAAAACACATCTTATAAAAGAAAGCAACGAAAACACCGGAAGTCTCAAACTAAGATGCACCTCATGCCATGCCGCTATGAGTGAAGAAAAACATTTTGAAATAGATACCAGTACGTGTAATATATGCCATTTTATTTCGCAATTTGCCACAGCACAATCCCGCTTTCTCACTTCTCCCTCATCTCAAGGAGAAAATGCATCAAAATCGTATACGATGATAAATACCCGGCAACTCGTTCATACAGAGGAGGAGAAAAGATCTGTTTCCGAATGTACCTTATGCCACGATCATATAGAAAAAACTAAAGAGATATATGGAAAGATTTTTGAACATGAGGTGTATGAGAAAAACGAAAAAGTATCCTGCTCTGATTGCCATTTTAAAATCATACAAGGAGATGGAATCGTAGATAAAAACAACTGTTACCGGTGCCATGTAAAGATTTCTGATGCTTTGAATACTGTTTCAGAACTGCACGATATCCATATTGACCAGCATAAGACCGCTTGCACTTCATGTCATACTCCTATTACACACGGATGGCCTAAAACAAGGAATAAGGTTTATGGGGATAATAACCTGAAATCCATCGATTCAAACTATACGATACAGAATTTGATCATGACCGGCCTGGGTGGCATGGGTATTAAAGGTGAACCTGATCCTATGTATCTTGCAACATTGAATTGTTCTGCATGCCATAAGGATGAAGAGTTCTATACAAATGTAGCATCAGAGATATGCAACAATTGCCATGACAAAGGATTTGATACAATAGTATCTGAACAAATGCAATTTGTAAAATTAAGGATACACGTGTTGAGAGCTTTATTGATACAGGTAAAGAGACATCATACTATTGATACAGATGCTATTGTGCGGCAAATTATACTCCGATTACACCCATTACTTTCTTCTCTTATGTATCCTTACAAAGCAGAAAAGAATCTTTTCCCTTTTGATACCATAGTCCATGAGGCAGAAATAAATTATAATCTCATAAAAGAGGATGGCAGTTTCGGTGTCCATAACATTAAGCATGTAAAAGATCTTTTAGACTATAGCATTGCAAATTTAAAACAAATCGTAAAATAA
- a CDS encoding putative heme protein, with translation MIKPLFFLIFSLGIISLQQSVQGNNTLLRKPYRAVNSILSHTGMEMRISPSSGVSEEQLAKSQNKSPFPTTSCTDRCHVNYLAYRTMYQKKTFKHKTHSPDKGLECHQCHNNDPVNKSTHGNLVIQNEDCWICHHKRSGKKSTDPLSSQENGNLFTSIVPLNPPLEKGDKNSPFIKKDWRDYGFTGKKRSTDNGDCLKCHAEVEQYINGSIQNIGTEVPDWMSNWVSCTDCHRLESNENSFKSVRTYCIECHNPDYGLLYDAWKEVIDSKTKHFYQNNAHTSSIQYRLRLVQSYGMHNFRLSQMILKSIEPLANKEKRRS, from the coding sequence ATGATTAAACCTCTTTTTTTCCTTATTTTTTCTCTTGGCATTATTTCATTACAACAATCAGTTCAAGGGAATAATACTCTTTTACGAAAGCCATACAGGGCAGTAAATTCCATACTATCTCATACGGGAATGGAAATGCGCATTTCTCCTTCTTCAGGAGTGTCTGAAGAGCAATTAGCAAAATCCCAAAATAAATCTCCCTTCCCTACAACTTCTTGTACTGACAGATGCCATGTAAATTATCTGGCATATCGTACTATGTATCAGAAGAAGACTTTCAAACATAAAACACATTCTCCCGATAAAGGTTTGGAATGCCATCAGTGCCACAATAACGATCCGGTTAATAAAAGCACACACGGCAATTTAGTTATACAAAATGAGGATTGTTGGATATGCCATCATAAAAGATCAGGTAAAAAATCCACAGACCCTTTATCCTCGCAAGAGAACGGAAATCTCTTTACCTCCATAGTCCCCCTTAATCCCCCTTTAGAAAAGGGGGACAAGAATTCTCCTTTTATAAAGAAAGATTGGAGAGATTATGGATTTACAGGGAAGAAAAGATCAACAGATAATGGGGATTGCTTGAAGTGCCACGCAGAGGTAGAGCAATATATCAACGGGAGTATTCAAAATATAGGCACAGAAGTACCTGATTGGATGTCTAACTGGGTCTCCTGTACTGATTGTCATAGATTGGAATCGAATGAAAATTCGTTTAAATCTGTGCGAACATATTGCATAGAATGCCACAATCCAGATTACGGGCTGTTATACGATGCGTGGAAGGAGGTTATTGACAGTAAAACTAAACACTTTTACCAAAATAACGCGCATACTTCAAGCATACAATACCGTCTGAGGTTGGTTCAATCTTATGGCATGCACAACTTTCGCCTGTCTCAAATGATCTTAAAATCAATTGAGCCGTTGGCAAATAAGGAGAAACGTAGATCATGA